A window of Chelmon rostratus isolate fCheRos1 chromosome 18, fCheRos1.pri, whole genome shotgun sequence genomic DNA:
ATGCCTTtaggggagggggaggaacCTCTCACTGCTACTGCTCACACAATTAAAGTTTCGGTGTGAATCACTGATAAGCAGCACTCAGTGTTCAGTCTAAAATAGCATGAGCATCGTCGCTGGGAGTGAATATAGTTGCTGTGAGGTGGGCAGAGCCGTGCCTTCTGGACAGGATCCATGCTTCACCAAAAGTGTGTCTTATCTTCAGCCTGCATGTTGAAACATCCTGGATGCTCTCAGCAAATAACCACAGAAACAAGTAAGagttcattttgtcatttcGTCCTTTTAAGTAATTATATCTGCTCCAATCTGTGCCTTTGTTCAATAGCAGGTCCACCATGTTTGTAGTCTTTCCTTTAACTCTCTCTGTTGTGGTGTTTGTGACTATTGCAACTAATCACTGATGCCTCTTTATGCTTTGGTGAAGAGATGTCTTTCTGCTTTTACAATAAACCTTTCtggtttattgttgtttatgtgAATTTTGCCAAGATGAAGCTTTGATGTCCGAGAGATCAGAGATTATTTTCCGTATTTTATGTCACtgaatctgttgtttttgttgttggacATATAAAACAAGGTCCTCTGCTGCCCATGGCGTCTTCGTATTGATCTAAGATGCAACAAATCAACTATATTATTGATTAACTATATAACACGAGTGTTGCAGCTAACTAATTGATCTGTTCCTTTGGGAGGTTTTATGGTTAATGATCCAAAACTTAGTCCCAAATTAATAATTCGTTAGTGTACCCGTGATGCTGCTAATGTTTACACCGCCAGCCGTCAGAAGCGTCCCCCCCGACGCTGGCCTCCCTGCAGCAAGTTGGTTTGTTTTGATAAGAGGTTGAAGGTGGTGAGGTCACCATGTCGACTCCTTATCTTCAGGACCATTTAAAGGGTAGTTTCCCTGTGTCGGCTCTTTAACATGTTCTTAAACACGTGGGTTTCCTCCTTTTACTGTTTCATTCAGTGAGTTCAGTGAAGGAAAAATATGCTCACGGATTCTGTGACTTTATATTAAATGTTATGACTCATCTTCCATAAGAATGAATCAAACAAATATCAGTTAAATATAGCAACAACAGCTGTACACTGCTGAAATTTAATGGTATATAAATTCAAGTATACAATAAGAGTTCCAAGTATGTAACAAGaaatataacaataattagTGTAATATTATATGTAATATAGGTTTGATTGCTTCTGGACTTACAACTTTAACTTGTAATAACTTTACTGTAGATTAGCTATAAAAGGCATAATTTTCTATCAAAtacagctttttatttttcactctcacagctgacacatttctgtcttGTCACTGGATGATCTTACTGGAGCAGCTTTTACAAAATGAGCCATCGGAGGGCGTCATCTCACAATCTTCTCTGTAAAACTCATTCTGCGCTGAGGCTAAATATTTGTGCAGGAACACTGATGGAAATACACATTTGATTTAGTGGGACTTTTCACTGACTCTCAAACTACACGTGTAAGATATTACTGTTACAAGATACCAGACAGTTACAGATGCGtatgttgagttttttttagcatatacacacacagtagcacTAATAATGCTGCTGATGGTTCATTTTTCTATGTGTAGGTTTGTGATGTAGAGAATAAAAATAGAactgtttcactgctgcttttcatcaGCCCTGTGCCCTCAGAAAAGCCACGTCTTCAACTTACCAgtgctggaaagtaactaagtacatttacccAAGTACTGTGGTTAACTgtaattttgaggtacttgtacttaacttCAGTGTTTTACTTGAATGTTAatcttttatatttctactTGACTACAATgcaaagggaaatattgtactttttgctctGCTTCATTTATCTGACGACTTTAgttattcattacattttcagaaaaataataatgataggtataatcaacaaataaatctTCATGTTTGATTATAGGTTAAGATGAGACTTCATTGATTAAATTCACAAGCTACCTGGAAGTgtataaagtaaataaattagCCTCACCTGTACATATTAATGCATCCAAAATTAAAATCCATTGATATAGATATTCTGAAATGGATCATTGTGAACAATTAATACTTTCACTTGTTGTTTTGATGCTGATACTTTTGTACGTTTACTTTAGTAACATTTTGCTTTAGTAACATTTTGCTTGCAAGATTGTGAGTTCTTtgctaaaataaacaatattcTTACAAAGGAAAAGATCTGattacttcttccaccactaaCATGTACTGGTGTTACTGTAATTACTTAATAAAGAGGGGTCAGAGAGAATAGAAAGAGATTATactgtgtgtgccagtgtgagcatgtgagtGACAAAGCCACCCGCAGATGAGTTCACGAGGATGGGGTTAATCTGTCTGCACAGACAGCCGTGGCAGTCAATAGGCTGGGAGGAGGGCAGAACCACATAATCTGATGTCCCGCCTGCCGCTCACCCGAGCCAGCAATGGTCTGGACTGGGGAGGGTGTCGCCCAGTATAGCTGCCCTAAATGGATTACGGGACAGCACATGTCAGTGAAAGGGTACCTGggaacacatacacatacagcgcacctacacacacacatactgcacacgCAGGTGCACAAGTAGAGGGATTAATCAGAAGCGCATTTTTCACCCCCCACAAGCAGCATAATCTCATTACcagttgagagagagaggaaaggtgtcagagcagctctgcGTCTGTGACATTTCTCAGCCTTTTCTCTCAATATTAGATATTTTCTGCACTTTCTGCCCTTTAACAGTCGTTGGCTTCCAGCTAAATGATTCCCTCTTCTTCCAGATATCTGCTTTACTGAAGTCTGACTTGTGCATCAGGTGCCTGAGAGCAGCTACAACAGGAGGATGGAGTCAAAGGCAGACCTGGAGTCTGAGGCCCAGGCTCCGGACAACAGTCAGGTGGAGACTCTGGACACGTCGGGGTTCGAGGTCACCGCCGACCGGCTGGAGCAGCTGATGAAGAGCATGGAGGTGCTGCTGTCGGACGTGGAGCAGCTGCGGAGCCACTGCAGCCACCAGGCCACCGAGCTGATGCGCGCGGCGGTGGACCTGAGGCAGCAACAAGAAGAGCTGAAGCAGAGTTACTCGGATCTGTCCAGAGAAATGCAGGAGATCATGGACACAGTGGacgacctgctcagcaccaagaGTGCCTTTGAAGCCAAAGAGAAGCAAGCACAGAAACTGAACCGGCAGCTCTGAGGGACGCAAAGCGTCTGACGGACTTTGCTTCTCGATGAGGAGAAAACCAGAACTGTGGGGGGTTGGTGGTTTTGGATTTGGATGTGTGAGTCAAAACTTGAATTTGGGTTTGGACGTGGAGTGAGATGCTGAGGTTTTCATGGTTTGACACAATGCTTCAATTAGATTCTTAACTGGCTTTATATGAACTTTTGTTTTGCAACTTTTTAGGTCTAAAAATCCACCCATGCTTCAACTCTAACTGCTTATTCTTTCCACTGAAAAGCAATATGTAGAATTCATGATTGTGTATCTTAATACAATGCATTAGGCAACAACACAGCTTACAGCTTCAACAAAAACCACAAGTATGAATAAATACCTCGCTGTCAtagttttaataaaacatgaacattatGAGCTTGACAAGGGTGCAATTTGTTGCATTGCTTCCATGCACGGCTGTCATGCGCTGCTGTCTTTATGCAGGCTATGACAAGACCGTGCAGAGGTCCAACCTGTGCTGCGTGTCAACAAGTGATTTACTCTCACTTCTGCTGTCATCGGGCTTTTTTCCTGCCCACCCACGAACAAACACTCGGGTAATGTTcaaggatgagagagaggaaaaagtcatGATTTTCCATCACCAAGGTATTCTGTGTTGACGGTAAAATACGTCTCCTCCAGCTTCAGTGTTGCTCTTTGCTGGTGGCTGTTGGTGCATCCTCCATATTCCCTTCCCATCCGAGCCACGCTTCGCTGTGGTTTCTCACTAAAATAAACCTAAATAGAGCCTTAGGGTGCTCTTCACCTCCCACCAGCTCCTCTTCTGTGACTTATTGGTCTGTATTTAGTGGTTATGGGATGTGTGAAAGGGACATTCAGCGGCCAGCaacctgagaaaaaaaatcaacggGAAATTTCATAGCTTCGTCCACCCTCAAGGCTCATTTTAGAGGGTTTCTTATGTGAAGGCTTTATGAATATTATTACTTTAACCTtttaatgcatgtgtgcagcCATTAAATCATGTGTACCAAAATactctctttgtcctcttctATTTTGGACCAAACAATGATTTTACTCAGTTTTTGCACAGAggcacatttctgtttttgatgaTTTCTGTAACACATTTAACACGTGGCTGCTATAGCGAAAAGACTTAACAGCTTTAAAACTACAACACGAGCAGTCTCGCAGCCTGAGGGTCTTAACTGCAAACACCCTGTTCCAAACAGAAGAAATCACAGCTTATATTCAACGTCAGAAAAAGAACGGAAAAAAGCAGTTTCTCTGTATGGCTGAAACCTGACACTTTATGGGTTGTGGTGTTGGTGAGCAGAAAGGGTGAGGAGATAGAAAGCTGGGTGTCAGTGCCTACTTTCACTACTGAGGTGCACACCCCTCTGGACTGCTGGCCGACCAGCTGGGAATTCACTTCAGCAAGGTAAGACAGCAGAATCTGGTGACATTTGTTATTAGCTGTTTAATCCATCCAGGTGAAACAAGTTGCACCTTCAGtgcatgcattaaaaaaaaacattcggAAAGAAATCAgcaagtaagtaagtaatttATGTGTAATCTCATACACATACATGTAATAAATATAAGTACTTGAATTGAACTTTTAGTTACTGAGTTGCTTTTCTCATCAGTAGATCTGCAGTAGCCTTTGGTGAACATGAACATCCTGCAAGTCCTGGGTCTCCTACAGCTGCTGGCTGGACCCGCTTTCACTGTGAGTCCTTTAACGATATTAATAATATTGTTCCATTTGAATGTTCAGATAAGTAATAATTACTTTAGTACAGATAGAAATACAGTAAAGTACAGTATGTCCTAATTCTCAgcataaaaaagcaaaactgtgccagcagtgatgctgctggttTAAACACACGTTACGCAACGTTCAGGGGACTTTTTGTGGCGAAATGTTCCAGCTTCTATTTTGGTGTATTTAGCATGCTCTTGGTGTGTGCTGTTAGTGGTTCGTGGTGGGTTATGATATGGTGTGTGAGAGCACTATGTGTTCCAGAGGCTGAGTGAGTAGGAGTTTTActatgttttactttttttttttcagctgacaCGACCAACCCATGACTACTGGGGAGAGTTTGGAGCCTATGGGCCCTGCAGTCGCACCTGTGGCACAGGAGTTGCAATGAGAACCAGGAAATGCATCACTGCAAGGTAGGACACAGAGACGCAGGGTGTTAGGTTGGGATGATCTTATCTCGAAGATTTTGCCATGAGGGTCCCTTGTATTTAACTTGGAATAAAAGTACCACAATAATTactacattttaaataatattttaaaagtGTCTTACATCTTTTATCTTGCATTACCTTCAGTTACTACTTTATTCTTTAGAAAAGATAATTTTATAATATTATGCACATTTGAATGTTTTAGACGTGATCAATCAAACTGGATGCATTTAACTAGAAAGAGAGATATTTGGCTTGCATGTATAAAGCattatttcctctctcttgcAGGACAGATGGAGGACATAACTGCATAGGATCCTCCAAGTCCTTCAGAACCTGCAACACGCAGGTATTTATCTTTAAACCATTTCTTCCCTCTTTGTCCATTTTGTAAAACCTGCACTGCTATATGCAAAAATATGCCATAAATCCAACATTTTGTCCATTGCAGGAATGTCCAGTTGGATCCAGGGACTTCAGGGAGGAGCAGTGCTCCCAGTTTGACAGAATGGACTTTCAGGCAAAACGCCACACATGGGTGCCTTATTATGGAGGTATGAGACctgtaatatactgtacatccacaTTAGATGAGTGTAGATGAAATAATAGTttcaaatcatttattttcttttaaactgaACCTCTTCGATTCCTAAATGTGCAGGTGTTTGCAAAGTTGTCaactgaacaaaaaataaattaacattaTGGACATAAATAGTGAGTGATAGCCATCCAACCATACTAAAAATTTGTGTAGATTTGAGCCTTTACTCAGCCCATCATTTTTATATCTGTCTCCGTCCTGTAGGAGCCAATCCATGCGAGCTGACCTGTGTCCCAAGAGGACAGAACTTCTTCTACCGGCACAGACCTGCAGTGGTGGATGGGACGCCCTGCTATGTGGGCCGTACTGACATCTGCGTTGATGGCATCTGCAGGGTGGGAACAAAACTGTGATCTACAATATAATGCCTCCAGAGCTATTTGTTGTACTCATCAGTAGCACACCATTGACTACTACATTTTTCTTAATTAGAAACTTTTATTTATGAGGAAACTTGGTGCAGCGTGTTGATTTTCAGTACAGTTCTTCAATAGTCCCCTTCTCAAGAATTTCATTCAACACCAACtttgaaattgaaaaataatCCGTCTCCCTCCAGACACTGACCCACGGAGAGTTTATGGGGTTGGATGACGACCCCAATTCCGTacactctgctgctcctgttgttgttgctccTCATCCAAGGGAGACACTCACGTACATCTACAAAACTGGTGTCTACAGCGAGTGCTCTGCCTCCTGCAACGGAGGCATGCAGTATCGCAGCGTGGAGTGTTGGGCTCAGGATCCGTCAAACCCCCATGTGGTCGAAGAGTCTTACTGCATTACCCAGCGTCTGCAGAGGCCACAGAGCCAGCAGGCCTGCAACATGCATCCCTGTGCTGCTGAGTACACTGTCTCCAGCTTCAGTGTGGTTCGTACCTTTACACTTTGTCTTAAGAGTTAAAGCTCTTATGAAAATATTACACTCAAGGTCTATTTTCATGCACAGTGCAAAATACAGCATAAATTAACCAATCAATGTCCACTTTTTCTATCTTTTGCACTGTCCAAGAGGTTTGGAAAGACTTGCACTCGTGTCCTTGAAATGGGAAACAATGTTACAAAATTTTTTGCTGAAACAACAATCCCTGCTATGACATGGAGGCTGCCAATAGTCTTCATGGTGCTGGGCATCAAAATTGATTCGGTAATGACGTACAGTGTGTAATATAATCATGTTGCATGTCATGGTCAGTGCTCAGTGACTTGCGGGGAGGGCCAGCAGACCAGGGAGGTGATCTGTGTGGGCTCAGGAGGCGAACGTCTGGCTGACCATGCCTGCAGTGGACTGGCAAGACCTCCTTCAGTCCAGACGTGCCGCAGACCtgcctgccacacacacatcacctgGCACGTGACTGACTACGGACTGGTAGGTGAAATGGCGCAGCAATAAAAACTTTtacctctcctctgtctccacgTTAGTTAGCCTCTCCCGTCTTGCCTCTGCAGTGCACTAGAAGCTGCGGTggaggagtgagggagagaagggtGGGCTGTTTTGATACAGATTTGAACCCCTACCCAGAGGCTCGGTGTGGACTAGCTAGCAGGCCCGTTTCTGTGGAAGCATGCAACTCGCAGTCCTGCCCCGGCGCACAAAGTGAGCCACATCCAAACCACTTCCacattcttttttgtttgtttgattgtgcTCGTTTGTGTTAAATCAACGCATTTTCTCTTCAGTGGTCCCAAGTGTACAGGACCCAAGAGCACAAGAGAACACCATGAGAGGATTTGTGCCCCATGTTCCAGGTGACCCTTCAGGTATATGCAGCATGTGGGAgatattttattgaaatgttgTTCTCTTCCTTTATGTGCCTTAACATGCAATTATTTCAAACGTGTATATGTCAAAGCAGCCATAAAGAAGATGTGCAGTCATTTATTTGttacacagtttatttttgAGTGAATTCATCCTCAGGCAGTAAAAATGTGCCTTTATGTTGTAATTGCTGCTGTCTAGATCATAATTGCATTGCTTTCCCTTCACTTTCTTGTCAGTGTTGCTTTTCATACCTTATTTCTGTAAGTCATATTTAGACTCTACAAAAATATCAAGCCAAATTTAATTCGAGACTTTTAAAAAGGGGCAAACATATTTTTACAGGTCTATGGCATGTATGCTTCTTTGACCTTGTCCGTGTCTTTGTTTACTTGCTTTAGCTTCCAGGCCACAAACAAACATTGCATATGAGCCCTACCCTCCTGTGATTGGTCCTTACTGTGCGCAGTCATTCTATGGCTGCTGTCCTGACGGCCAAACCTCTGCCACGGGTCCCAGGAACGAGGGCTGCTCCCAAGATGACTGTGTTCGCACCAGGTAGCACTTCCTGGATCTAATCCTTGAAACCAATATATAAAACGAATGAAATTATAGACAATATAAAGCATTTCCAGTGTTCACAAAATCTCTTTTCCTCAGGTACGGCTGTTGTTTGGATGGAGTGACTCGAGCTCAAGGATTCGGAAGGGCTGGATGTCCTGAGTACCAGACAACTGTGCAGACTGTGGTGGGAATTACATCTGTTTGATGATATGACAATATGTATGTATATCTGCGAAATTTACCAGCTGTACAGGAAGATTTACTATGTTTCTTTTCTGACCTTGTCCCTGAGCAGCATACACCACCACCTCGTGCCTCTCCACCCACTGGTAGCGTGTGTTCTCTGCCCCGTGATGAGGGCCCCTGCGATACCTGGAAGGTCCGCTTTTACTACGACGCAGGCACTCGCAAGTGTACCGAGTTCTGGTATGGAAATTGCCAGGGCAATGGCAATAACTTTGTGTCCCTGGAAGAATGCCAGAGAGAGTGTGGGGGTGTGGTGAGGCagccccctcctgctcctcgcAGAGAGACCCCAAGGAGAGGGTCACCCAGGGGTGCTCTGAGGGCAAGAGCATAACCATGCTTGCCACTAATACCTCCAAATCATGGGATAACCAGAGTGCTGTCTTTATGAAATGAATCATGATATCTGTACACATGAAGTAGGCCctatttacatacagtatatgtacgTATATGAAGACTCACACAAACGTGCATTGTTAAACTTAAAGCATTCcacttttcatttaaacatcGGACTTACACTAAAAATTATCTAGATAGCTTCACTTTAGAACTGCCAAGATTCCAGCTCATGGTTCTGATTTTGATATGTTCTTGGTTTTTGGCCTGTTGTTTCTGATTCtcagttcattcatttgtgtatttttcattgtagatcagaacaaaaataaaatattgtcaACGTGACTACGCAAGTTAAGTCGTAAAGCTATCCAATAAATTTTCAGCTATTTGGTaaccttgaaaaaaaaactggggtggtttctctgtgtctccatctGCTCTTGCAGGTTTTCCAAAATGCACTTTGCTCTAATCTGACAATCCTTTTTTaaactattgattattttttagaAAACACAATATTGGTGTGATATAACTACACTTACTCGAGTACtattaaatacagtttgtgaTAATAGTATACTTGAGGATTCTCAATTTCTGTTAAGTCACAGACATATGTCATAtagagta
This region includes:
- the paplnb gene encoding papilin b, proteoglycan-like sulfated glycoprotein yields the protein MNILQVLGLLQLLAGPAFTLTRPTHDYWGEFGAYGPCSRTCGTGVAMRTRKCITARTDGGHNCIGSSKSFRTCNTQECPVGSRDFREEQCSQFDRMDFQAKRHTWVPYYGGANPCELTCVPRGQNFFYRHRPAVVDGTPCYVGRTDICVDGICRTLTHGEFMGLDDDPNSVHSAAPVVVAPHPRETLTYIYKTGVYSECSASCNGGMQYRSVECWAQDPSNPHVVEESYCITQRLQRPQSQQACNMHPCAAEYTVSSFSVCSVTCGEGQQTREVICVGSGGERLADHACSGLARPPSVQTCRRPACHTHITWHVTDYGLCTRSCGGGVRERRVGCFDTDLNPYPEARCGLASRPVSVEACNSQSCPGAQMVPSVQDPRAQENTMRGFVPHVPGDPSASRPQTNIAYEPYPPVIGPYCAQSFYGCCPDGQTSATGPRNEGCSQDDCVRTRYGCCLDGVTRAQGFGRAGCPEYQTTVQTVHTPPPRASPPTGSVCSLPRDEGPCDTWKVRFYYDAGTRKCTEFWYGNCQGNGNNFVSLEECQRECGGVVRQPPPAPRRETPRRGSPRGALRARA